In Leptospira sp. WS58.C1, a single genomic region encodes these proteins:
- the hemW gene encoding radical SAM family heme chaperone HemW translates to MNLETRLPVLQKTNRPGIYVHYPFCVHKCSYCDFYSEGIGLEPSPLEESLFSKYKEEVLLRLKNFPNYRDLVFDSLFFGGGTPSKASYTRYTDFIKFLKENLNFSPDSEITLECNPEDVTPDYLQGLYDAGINRVHVGIQSFLPRNLKFLDRYFDPETYTRTLEALQTSKIKNYGADLIFGVPGQTEKEFYEDANSVLASGVSHISIYALTVEKGTEYSRKVSAGTMAPPSEEIQEKILQDLPDFLGSKGFIQYEVSNYSKPGLYSRHNMKYWTYEYYLGIGPGAHGFLPAGRYSNPRNTSAYINGTGKNPDLYETSDPFEEILISLFRIFLPIDLKDFLDYFPEKKERILSKLKQKTTEGKCSLDGTIFQWDPKSVLFLDSEILDLANQES, encoded by the coding sequence ATTAATTTGGAAACAAGACTCCCGGTCCTACAAAAAACGAACAGACCGGGAATCTATGTACATTATCCGTTCTGCGTTCACAAATGTAGCTACTGTGATTTTTATTCGGAAGGGATCGGATTAGAACCTTCTCCTTTGGAAGAAAGTCTATTTTCCAAATATAAAGAAGAAGTCCTACTCAGACTGAAAAATTTTCCGAACTACCGGGACCTTGTTTTTGATAGTTTATTTTTCGGGGGAGGAACTCCTTCCAAAGCCTCCTACACAAGATATACGGATTTTATAAAATTTTTAAAAGAGAATCTAAATTTTTCTCCGGATTCAGAGATCACATTAGAATGTAATCCGGAAGATGTGACACCGGATTATCTGCAAGGATTATACGACGCAGGGATCAACAGGGTTCATGTAGGGATACAATCCTTTCTTCCCAGAAACCTGAAATTTTTGGATCGATATTTCGATCCGGAGACCTATACAAGGACCTTAGAAGCATTACAAACTTCTAAAATAAAAAATTATGGTGCGGATCTGATATTCGGAGTTCCGGGACAGACAGAGAAGGAATTTTATGAAGATGCAAATTCGGTCTTAGCATCCGGGGTTTCTCATATCAGTATTTATGCGCTTACCGTCGAAAAAGGAACGGAATACAGCCGGAAAGTTTCAGCCGGGACCATGGCCCCGCCTTCCGAAGAGATACAGGAAAAAATCCTGCAAGATTTGCCTGATTTTTTAGGATCCAAAGGGTTTATTCAGTATGAGGTTTCCAATTATTCCAAACCGGGACTTTATTCCAGGCATAATATGAAATATTGGACCTATGAATATTATTTGGGGATCGGCCCCGGAGCCCATGGCTTTTTGCCTGCAGGTAGGTATTCCAACCCAAGAAATACTTCCGCTTATATCAATGGGACCGGAAAAAATCCGGACCTCTACGAAACTTCCGATCCATTTGAAGAGATCCTAATATCCCTTTTTAGGATATTTCTTCCGATCGATCTAAAAGACTTTTTGGATTACTTTCCGGAGAAAAAAGAAAGGATACTTTCTAAACTAAAACAAAAAACCACAGAAGGAAAATGTTCCTTGGACGGGACAATCTTTCAATGGGATCCAAAATCAGTTCTATTTTTAGATTCCGAAATATTAGATTTAGCGAACCAGGAATCTTAA
- a CDS encoding methyl-accepting chemotaxis protein, translating into MSIRLRISLYISIVLFIAFSLLATYNSYSSYQSLREEVEQSSDVTAERWTYEIMEQLNTLMGLIRGFRFPLIYASPQREQVVQTLREIMKRNQDYFGMWLCYEPNAYDGKDNLYKNKPGHDESGRFIPYLNRARATDIVDLEPLRDYNNTDGTGDFYQVTKKTDKMTVVGPYYYTVSGKNILMISLVVPISVDGQFYGAAGMDLDLKNLQEKIGNKKPFRNKGHIALISPAGLYAINGENPELLGKKIPDEIELKQYLENVNEGKRFVYESGGNTAYYFPFHIGKDPKFWTLMVSIPNSVYYESIGDIILKAVLSSFLILVVVLLSLNLIFDRLVSSGLLKAIGFSDEIAKGNLTVQNDYPVKDEIGTLFISMDQMRENLLGVVKEMRSSSEKLSSKSEEMAVSSRNFADIAQTQASAAEESSAAVEELAASAQNVGKSMEKAVENTKEIDGNSMRLKEQIVSINHEMQGLVNLAVESKRQAVTGENAMYASTNAMGEIGESASRITEILSIITEISEKTNLLALNAAIEAARAGEAGKGFAVVAEEIGKLASQTSSSVQEIGELVDSTNDAVMNGNSKVEEASQILKKLKQSVNEFEISANKVLASVKDQEANTSRIQTSSNTLTSFSMQIEEAVIEQKNATNEITKTIISISEGTQEIAGGADDLTTFSGETQMLAEQLSKLIEKFKVD; encoded by the coding sequence ATGAGTATTCGGCTCCGGATTTCTTTGTACATTTCTATCGTTCTATTTATCGCATTCTCCCTGCTTGCGACTTATAATTCCTATTCTTCCTATCAAAGTTTGAGAGAGGAAGTGGAACAAAGTTCCGACGTTACTGCGGAAAGATGGACCTATGAAATTATGGAACAACTGAATACTCTTATGGGTTTGATCAGAGGTTTTCGTTTCCCTTTGATCTATGCTTCTCCGCAAAGAGAACAGGTTGTCCAGACATTGCGTGAAATTATGAAACGCAACCAAGATTATTTCGGGATGTGGCTTTGTTACGAACCGAACGCATACGATGGGAAAGATAATTTATATAAAAATAAGCCGGGCCATGACGAATCCGGCCGTTTTATCCCGTATTTAAACCGGGCTCGTGCTACGGATATTGTGGATTTGGAACCATTACGAGATTATAATAATACGGATGGCACGGGGGATTTTTATCAGGTCACTAAAAAGACGGATAAGATGACTGTGGTGGGTCCTTACTATTATACGGTAAGCGGTAAAAATATCCTGATGATCTCTCTTGTGGTTCCGATTAGTGTGGACGGCCAATTTTACGGGGCCGCAGGTATGGACCTAGACCTGAAAAATCTGCAAGAAAAGATAGGGAATAAAAAACCTTTCCGGAACAAAGGACATATTGCGCTTATCTCTCCCGCAGGATTGTACGCGATCAATGGGGAGAACCCGGAATTATTGGGTAAAAAGATCCCGGATGAGATTGAGCTAAAACAATATCTCGAAAATGTAAATGAAGGAAAAAGATTCGTCTATGAGTCGGGTGGGAATACGGCATACTATTTTCCGTTCCATATAGGGAAGGATCCTAAGTTTTGGACTCTGATGGTGAGTATTCCAAATTCGGTATATTACGAAAGTATCGGAGATATTATTTTGAAGGCTGTACTTTCTTCTTTTTTAATATTGGTCGTCGTGTTGCTTTCCTTAAATTTAATATTCGACAGATTGGTGAGTTCCGGCCTTTTGAAGGCCATCGGTTTCTCCGACGAAATCGCTAAAGGGAATCTTACCGTTCAGAACGATTACCCCGTAAAGGACGAGATCGGCACATTGTTTATATCCATGGATCAGATGAGGGAAAATCTTCTCGGTGTGGTCAAAGAGATGCGATCTTCTTCCGAAAAATTGAGTTCTAAATCGGAGGAAATGGCTGTTTCTTCCAGGAACTTTGCGGATATCGCTCAGACTCAAGCGTCCGCCGCGGAAGAATCTTCGGCAGCGGTTGAAGAACTTGCTGCCTCGGCGCAAAATGTGGGTAAGTCCATGGAAAAAGCCGTGGAAAATACCAAAGAGATTGACGGTAACTCAATGAGATTAAAAGAGCAGATCGTTAGTATCAACCATGAAATGCAAGGTTTAGTTAATCTCGCGGTAGAATCCAAAAGACAGGCGGTGACAGGTGAAAACGCAATGTATGCTTCCACAAATGCAATGGGCGAGATCGGAGAGAGCGCGTCTAGAATTACGGAAATCTTATCTATCATTACCGAGATCTCCGAAAAAACGAACCTTCTCGCATTAAACGCAGCGATAGAAGCAGCCAGAGCCGGAGAAGCCGGTAAAGGATTTGCAGTGGTCGCAGAAGAGATCGGTAAACTTGCCTCCCAAACCTCGAGCTCAGTGCAGGAGATCGGAGAACTTGTGGATTCCACAAACGACGCGGTGATGAACGGAAACTCCAAGGTGGAAGAAGCTTCCCAGATATTAAAAAAATTGAAACAAAGTGTGAACGAATTCGAGATCTCCGCAAACAAGGTTTTGGCTTCCGTAAAAGACCAGGAAGCGAATACAAGTAGGATCCAAACCAGTTCCAATACCTTGACTTCTTTCAGCATGCAGATAGAAGAAGCCGTTATCGAACAAAAAAACGCGACGAATGAGATCACTAAGACGATTATCAGTATTTCGGAAGGAACCCAGGAGATTGCGGGCGGTGCGGATGATCTTACCACATTCTCCGGGGAAACCCAAATGTTAGCGGAACAACTTTCCAAATTGATAGAAAAGTTTAAAGTGGATTAA
- a CDS encoding methyl-accepting chemotaxis protein yields the protein MSIRARISLYLSLVLFLGFAVLTAINSVISYRSLHTEIEAGSALSAERYTFEVKDYLDSAMGMTRGFRMLLIFSNPKREEVVETMLEILHRNPKWFGMWVVYEPDAFDGLDAQYKNKKGHDSTGRFITYVHSVKSITDAVIEPSINYEATDGSADFYQIPKKTMEPLVTDPYTYTAGGKQVQMISLCVPVSNGGKFWGVLGMDITTTQLQETMGSIKPFRGLGYLALISPKGIYAANGGDPSLVGKVIPNAEELKLVQSKSEEHERFTYESEGFTHHFFPFKIGKGQKQWMMQVSIPNSIFTKELFNVLLQNAISSLLIVSLIVIVLHFIFQKLISTGLLKAIGFSEEIARGNLLASSDYDRNDEIGALLSAMNTMREHLFGVVKEIGVSTNKLAGTAEKMAVSSRSFSDVAQTQASAAEECSAAVEELAASAQNVGRSMQKAVSSMREIDGNVILLKEQIASINAEMQSLVSLAASSKEEAVTGESAMSTSNRAMGAIGESASRINEILSLITEISEKTNLLALNAAIEAARAGEAGKGFAVVAEEIGKLASQTSSSVQEIGGLVNSTNTAVSDGNNKMGEASQILQRIKERVDEFDKSAKAVLNSVKTQESNTKEIAESANSLMTFSLQIEEAVTEQRRATEEITKTIVNISEGTQEIASGADDLTSFSGDMHGQSEQLSNLIGKFKVS from the coding sequence ATGAGTATTAGGGCCCGAATTTCATTATACTTATCCTTAGTTTTATTTTTAGGTTTTGCTGTACTCACAGCGATCAATTCAGTGATCTCTTACCGAAGTTTGCATACGGAAATCGAAGCCGGTTCCGCATTAAGTGCGGAAAGATATACATTTGAAGTGAAAGATTATCTGGATTCCGCTATGGGGATGACCAGAGGTTTCAGGATGCTTCTGATCTTCTCTAATCCTAAAAGAGAAGAGGTTGTGGAAACAATGTTGGAGATCCTCCATCGAAATCCGAAATGGTTCGGGATGTGGGTGGTATACGAACCGGATGCTTTTGATGGTTTGGATGCTCAATATAAAAACAAAAAGGGTCATGATTCTACCGGAAGATTTATCACTTACGTTCATTCCGTAAAATCCATTACGGACGCTGTGATAGAACCTTCCATCAATTACGAGGCGACGGACGGGTCAGCGGACTTCTACCAGATCCCTAAAAAGACAATGGAACCTTTGGTAACGGACCCTTACACGTACACGGCCGGAGGAAAACAAGTGCAGATGATCTCTCTTTGTGTTCCCGTTAGTAATGGAGGAAAGTTTTGGGGAGTACTTGGGATGGACATTACGACTACCCAATTGCAAGAGACGATGGGAAGTATAAAACCATTCCGTGGTTTAGGATATTTGGCTCTGATCTCTCCAAAAGGAATTTATGCAGCGAACGGAGGTGATCCAAGTTTAGTCGGTAAGGTAATTCCTAACGCGGAAGAATTAAAACTTGTACAATCCAAATCCGAAGAACACGAACGTTTTACTTACGAGTCGGAAGGTTTTACTCATCATTTCTTTCCGTTCAAGATAGGAAAAGGACAAAAACAATGGATGATGCAGGTAAGTATTCCTAATTCCATTTTTACAAAGGAATTATTTAACGTACTTTTACAGAACGCCATTTCTTCTTTGCTCATCGTGAGTTTGATCGTGATCGTTCTCCATTTTATCTTCCAAAAATTGATTTCGACCGGATTATTGAAAGCGATCGGTTTTTCGGAAGAGATCGCTAGGGGGAATTTACTTGCTTCTTCCGATTATGATCGTAACGACGAGATCGGTGCATTATTATCAGCGATGAATACGATGAGAGAACATCTTTTCGGTGTGGTAAAAGAGATAGGAGTGTCCACAAACAAGTTAGCCGGAACAGCGGAGAAAATGGCGGTTTCTTCCAGGAGTTTCTCGGATGTGGCACAAACACAGGCTTCCGCAGCGGAAGAATGTTCCGCCGCAGTGGAAGAATTGGCTGCTTCCGCCCAAAACGTGGGTAGGTCCATGCAAAAGGCGGTCTCTAGCATGAGAGAGATTGACGGTAATGTGATCTTATTAAAAGAACAGATCGCAAGTATCAATGCGGAGATGCAAAGTTTGGTTAGCCTCGCTGCTTCTTCTAAGGAAGAAGCCGTTACCGGGGAATCCGCGATGAGTACTTCTAATCGTGCGATGGGCGCCATCGGGGAGAGCGCCTCCAGGATCAACGAGATACTTTCTTTGATCACTGAGATCTCGGAAAAGACGAACCTTCTCGCTTTAAACGCGGCGATAGAAGCAGCCAGGGCCGGAGAAGCCGGCAAAGGATTTGCCGTGGTCGCGGAAGAAATAGGTAAACTTGCCTCCCAAACTTCAAGTTCAGTGCAGGAAATAGGTGGACTGGTCAATTCCACCAATACTGCCGTTTCGGATGGAAACAATAAAATGGGAGAGGCGTCTCAGATCCTACAAAGGATCAAGGAGAGGGTGGACGAATTCGATAAATCTGCGAAAGCGGTCTTGAATTCCGTTAAAACCCAGGAATCCAACACCAAAGAAATCGCGGAAAGTGCAAACTCTTTAATGACCTTTAGTCTCCAAATAGAAGAAGCCGTAACCGAACAAAGAAGAGCAACCGAAGAGATCACGAAAACCATCGTCAATATCTCCGAAGGGACACAGGAGATTGCAAGTGGTGCGGATGATCTCACCTCATTCTCCGGAGATATGCACGGCCAATCCGAACAATTGTCCAATCTGATCGGAAAATTCAAAGTAAGTTAG
- the ilvN gene encoding acetolactate synthase small subunit — translation MKHILKILVNNHPGVMSHVSGLFTRRSYNIDSIAVGVTQDPEISNMVIVVKGDDSVVEQVKRQLLKLPDVIEVEDLAYHDCISRELVLVVVKVEDSNRTEIISICEVFQAKIADLTKTTMTIEFSGNTRQVEHFLEMMQKYGIQEIARTGQIALKYRST, via the coding sequence ATGAAACATATCCTAAAAATTTTGGTAAACAATCATCCGGGTGTGATGAGCCATGTGTCCGGCCTATTTACCAGAAGAAGTTATAATATAGATTCTATCGCGGTAGGCGTTACTCAAGATCCTGAGATCTCGAATATGGTGATTGTAGTCAAAGGCGACGATTCCGTAGTCGAGCAGGTAAAACGCCAACTTCTGAAACTTCCGGATGTGATCGAAGTGGAGGACCTAGCGTATCACGACTGTATTAGCAGGGAATTAGTATTGGTTGTAGTAAAAGTAGAGGATTCTAATCGTACAGAAATCATCTCTATCTGCGAAGTTTTCCAGGCGAAGATCGCGGATCTAACTAAGACTACGATGACCATAGAGTTTTCCGGCAATACCAGACAGGTGGAACATTTTCTGGAAATGATGCAGAAATACGGGATCCAAGAAATTGCGCGGACCGGTCAGATCGCTTTAAAATACAGATCTACCTGA
- the ilvB gene encoding biosynthetic-type acetolactate synthase large subunit, with protein MPKTEAKISGARLMVELLEEYGVDIVFGYPGGAILPFYDELYKSTKIKHILVRHEQGAIHMAEGYARSTGKLGVCIATSGPGATNLVTGLTDAKLDSVPILAITGQVATNAIGTDAFQEADIYGITIPITKYNALIKSADEIARHFQEATLVALGGRPGPVLLDFPKDVQTELTSVRKADKLKIDPRHYQKPPIGGDLDSFAAALNKAKRPLLYVGGGAINANASKEIKELAEKGNIPVTTTLMGIGAFPGTHQLSVGMLGMHGTAYANKAVLECDYILNLGARFDDRVAKPGEFAENAVRAHIDIDTAEFNKRVSVDYLLHGDLKEVLKALIPKVNKVDRPDWVGFLDTLKKNHPLEFDDSTDTIKPQGFLQKLYEKSKGKAIVSTDVGQHQMWAAQYYLFEEANRWLTSGGLGTMGYGLPAAIGAKFGNPNKTVICVSGDGSIQMNIQELATIAMYKKGVKILIFNNNFLGMVRQWQELFYEERFSESEWNYNPDFVKLGEAYSIKGLRISNKSEIDNALEFFLEDDEARILEVMIPAEEKVFPMIPAGKSQKDMIEFSDTVRAGKK; from the coding sequence ATGCCGAAAACCGAAGCAAAAATCTCCGGTGCCCGCTTGATGGTCGAACTCCTGGAAGAATACGGAGTGGATATCGTCTTCGGATATCCCGGCGGAGCAATTCTGCCGTTTTACGACGAATTATATAAAAGTACTAAAATAAAGCATATCCTAGTCCGTCACGAACAAGGCGCTATTCACATGGCGGAAGGGTATGCTCGTTCCACCGGAAAGTTAGGGGTATGTATCGCTACTTCCGGTCCAGGCGCTACGAACCTTGTTACAGGACTTACTGACGCAAAACTAGACTCGGTTCCTATTCTTGCAATCACCGGTCAGGTCGCAACCAACGCGATCGGGACAGATGCCTTCCAAGAGGCGGATATTTATGGGATCACGATCCCGATCACAAAGTACAATGCACTGATCAAATCCGCAGATGAGATCGCTAGACATTTCCAAGAGGCGACTCTGGTCGCTTTAGGCGGAAGACCTGGCCCGGTTCTTTTGGATTTCCCAAAAGATGTGCAGACCGAACTCACCTCCGTTCGTAAAGCGGATAAACTTAAAATAGATCCTAGGCATTATCAAAAACCTCCGATCGGCGGAGATCTGGATTCTTTTGCGGCGGCATTGAATAAGGCGAAACGACCTCTACTTTATGTGGGAGGGGGAGCGATCAATGCGAATGCTTCCAAGGAGATCAAGGAGCTTGCGGAAAAGGGGAATATCCCTGTTACCACGACTCTTATGGGAATCGGCGCTTTTCCGGGTACTCATCAACTTTCCGTAGGAATGCTTGGAATGCATGGGACCGCTTATGCAAACAAGGCAGTATTAGAATGTGATTATATTCTAAATTTGGGGGCTAGGTTCGACGACCGTGTGGCTAAGCCGGGCGAGTTTGCGGAGAATGCTGTTCGCGCTCATATTGATATCGACACTGCGGAATTTAACAAAAGGGTTTCTGTGGATTATCTTCTACACGGAGACTTGAAAGAAGTCCTAAAAGCCCTGATCCCAAAAGTGAATAAGGTGGATCGTCCTGATTGGGTCGGATTTTTAGACACATTAAAGAAAAACCATCCGTTAGAATTTGATGATTCTACCGACACCATTAAGCCCCAGGGTTTCCTTCAAAAATTGTACGAAAAAAGTAAAGGGAAGGCGATCGTTTCCACGGATGTGGGACAACACCAGATGTGGGCAGCTCAATACTATCTTTTCGAAGAAGCGAATCGTTGGTTGACTTCCGGCGGACTTGGCACCATGGGTTACGGTCTTCCTGCGGCCATCGGAGCTAAATTCGGAAATCCTAATAAAACGGTGATCTGCGTGTCCGGAGACGGATCCATCCAGATGAATATCCAGGAACTGGCTACTATCGCGATGTACAAAAAAGGGGTAAAGATCCTGATCTTTAATAATAACTTCTTAGGCATGGTCCGCCAATGGCAGGAGTTATTTTACGAGGAAAGATTCTCCGAGTCGGAATGGAATTATAACCCTGATTTCGTAAAATTAGGAGAGGCTTATTCCATAAAAGGTTTAAGAATTTCTAATAAATCCGAGATTGATAATGCATTGGAATTTTTCTTGGAAGACGACGAGGCTCGGATCTTAGAAGTTATGATCCCAGCGGAAGAAAAAGTATTTCCGATGATCCCAGCGGGTAAATCCCAAAAAGACATGATTGAATTTTCCGACACGGTTCGGGCCGGTAAAAAATGA
- a CDS encoding tetratricopeptide repeat protein produces MNEPIEKPQAGKEEEDSHFAQIKSLAKEAYRFLDSRQWDKAESKLKELLAKEPSNTYGLVGMGDLHFKRKEFRQALDFYNRCIKEDSSNKFSLMGLMNCYREMNLLNRVIEVAEEYRHITITDASILSRVADAHRKLKNFKESEVYYMQALQINPKDQYVIVGLGHLFFACQRYKDAISWWEKLLVIQPDNIKILTEIGNSYRKIKDFDEAIRYYRRAADLDPRNFFALYGLAESYRGKKDFRKANEFWERILEFDPDNKLIINRYADSLRGMGEFDKALECFNRILSEGEDYFALLGKASSLKMKGARDKAEEIYVDLHKKFPMDPRPVVELSELYSDMGKRDEALKLLNDFHKKQPLNEEVKQKLDSFSE; encoded by the coding sequence ATGAACGAGCCTATTGAAAAACCCCAAGCAGGAAAGGAAGAAGAAGATTCACATTTTGCTCAGATCAAAAGTCTGGCAAAAGAAGCCTACCGTTTTCTGGATAGCAGACAATGGGACAAGGCCGAATCTAAATTGAAGGAACTTCTGGCTAAAGAACCGAGTAATACTTACGGTTTAGTCGGGATGGGTGACCTTCATTTTAAACGAAAGGAATTCAGGCAGGCTCTGGATTTTTATAACAGATGTATCAAAGAAGATTCATCCAATAAGTTTTCCCTAATGGGACTTATGAACTGCTATAGAGAGATGAACCTACTCAATCGGGTCATCGAAGTAGCCGAAGAATATCGACATATTACGATCACGGACGCATCCATCTTAAGTAGAGTTGCGGACGCTCATAGAAAACTCAAAAACTTCAAAGAATCGGAAGTATATTATATGCAGGCTCTGCAGATCAATCCTAAGGATCAGTATGTGATCGTAGGTTTGGGGCATTTATTCTTTGCCTGCCAAAGATACAAAGACGCAATTAGCTGGTGGGAAAAACTGTTGGTTATCCAACCGGATAATATCAAGATCCTGACAGAGATCGGTAACAGTTATCGTAAGATCAAAGACTTTGATGAGGCGATCCGCTATTATCGCAGAGCGGCGGACCTGGATCCAAGGAACTTCTTCGCACTCTACGGTTTGGCGGAATCTTATCGCGGCAAAAAAGATTTCCGCAAAGCGAACGAGTTCTGGGAAAGGATTCTGGAATTCGATCCGGACAATAAACTGATCATCAACAGATACGCTGATAGTTTAAGAGGTATGGGAGAATTCGATAAAGCATTAGAATGTTTTAATAGAATTCTTTCGGAAGGTGAGGATTATTTTGCACTTCTTGGAAAAGCATCTTCTTTGAAGATGAAAGGTGCAAGAGACAAGGCGGAGGAAATTTATGTGGATCTTCACAAAAAATTTCCGATGGACCCTCGCCCTGTAGTGGAACTTTCGGAACTCTATTCCGATATGGGAAAAAGGGACGAGGCTCTCAAACTGTTAAACGATTTCCACAAAAAGCAGCCTTTAAACGAGGAAGTAAAACAAAAGCTGGATTCTTTCTCGGAATAA
- a CDS encoding metallophosphoesterase, whose product MIFDSFDKRIAVVGDIHGFWTWVDTEYFSKSNYDSVIFTGDLGNNLPGNTNKVAQLISKVRKPKYIILGNHDTTSIPQLLMEITNATPNMGYLSHTFHLLRYKKLLKDLGDTNVCQYNLFDMSKGLSLLGARPLSMGARFNFQIFLKSVFGISSYDESERKLLELIQDIDFQKQDLIVLAHNGPAGLGVRAHDIWGCDFKSEEGDFGDKDLGNFIRKIVDQNKRPKVVIAGHMHHSSRKLRVKTRIWKKKEEGILYLNPARVPRIFSDKEGNIWHHHVELTRKNGTWDAEAKYLKNGVEESFPLPEFLEREKNRIEG is encoded by the coding sequence TTGATATTTGATTCTTTTGATAAGCGGATCGCTGTCGTGGGCGATATTCACGGATTCTGGACTTGGGTCGATACGGAATACTTTTCCAAAAGCAATTACGATTCTGTGATATTCACCGGAGACCTGGGAAACAATCTCCCGGGCAATACGAACAAGGTCGCACAACTCATCTCTAAAGTTCGGAAACCAAAGTATATCATTTTAGGAAATCATGATACTACTTCTATCCCGCAATTGCTTATGGAAATCACGAATGCCACACCTAATATGGGTTACTTAAGTCATACGTTCCATCTGCTTCGATACAAAAAGCTGCTTAAGGATCTGGGTGATACCAATGTATGCCAGTACAATCTTTTCGATATGAGCAAAGGGCTTTCCCTTTTAGGAGCTAGGCCTCTTTCTATGGGAGCTAGGTTTAATTTTCAAATATTCCTTAAGTCTGTTTTCGGAATTTCTTCGTATGATGAGTCTGAGCGAAAACTTCTGGAATTGATCCAGGACATTGATTTTCAAAAGCAGGATCTGATCGTTCTTGCCCATAACGGTCCTGCCGGTTTGGGAGTTAGGGCGCACGATATTTGGGGTTGCGATTTTAAAAGTGAGGAAGGGGACTTTGGAGACAAGGACCTAGGAAATTTTATCAGAAAGATCGTGGATCAAAACAAAAGACCAAAAGTAGTGATCGCAGGTCATATGCACCATTCTTCCAGAAAGTTAAGGGTAAAGACAAGAATTTGGAAAAAGAAAGAAGAAGGTATACTGTATCTAAATCCGGCCAGAGTCCCTCGGATCTTTTCGGATAAAGAGGGAAATATCTGGCACCATCATGTCGAGTTAACTAGAAAGAACGGGACCTGGGATGCGGAGGCGAAATATTTGAAGAATGGAGTAGAGGAAAGTTTCCCCCTCCCAGAGTTTCTTGAGAGGGAGAAAAATCGGATAGAAGGATAA